Proteins from a genomic interval of Micromonospora sp. NBC_00389:
- a CDS encoding Lrp/AsnC family transcriptional regulator, giving the protein MPPEPNDVRSHPTLDEVDRAILTELAADGRLPNNALAERVGVAPSTCLTRTRALRDRGAIRGFHAEVDPAALGLPLQALVSVRLTAHERAAVDAFRARSVRLPGVVSVFHVAGAEDYVLHVRAASGDALRDFVLDHLAVDPVVQHTQTSLIFEQARGMG; this is encoded by the coding sequence ATGCCCCCTGAGCCGAACGATGTGCGGTCCCACCCAACCCTGGACGAGGTGGACCGCGCGATCCTCACCGAGTTGGCCGCGGATGGCCGGCTACCGAACAACGCCCTCGCCGAGCGGGTGGGGGTGGCGCCGTCGACCTGTCTGACCCGCACCCGGGCGCTGCGCGACCGCGGCGCGATCCGCGGCTTCCACGCCGAGGTGGATCCGGCCGCGCTCGGTCTGCCGTTGCAAGCGCTGGTGTCGGTACGGCTGACCGCGCACGAGCGGGCGGCGGTCGACGCGTTCCGGGCCCGGTCGGTGCGGCTGCCCGGGGTGGTGTCGGTGTTCCACGTCGCCGGCGCGGAGGACTACGTGCTGCATGTGCGGGCCGCGTCCGGGGACGCGCTGCGCGACTTCGTGCTGGACCACCTCGCCGTCGATCCGGTGGTGCAGCACACCCAGACCAGCCTGATCTTCGAGCAGGCCCGCGGGATGGGCTGA
- a CDS encoding LLM class flavin-dependent oxidoreductase, translating into MITVPLSVLDLAPVAKGTTAGAALRATTELARRTEELGYHRFWVAEHHNMPAIASSAPAVLLAHLAANTSTIRLGSGGVMLPNHAPLVVAEQFGTLEALHPGRIDLGIGRAPGTDQVTALALRRTMEGLSAEGFPRELNDLMNYFSGERPGQIIATPGHGEQPAVWLLGSSGFSAQLAGLLGLPFSFAHHFSSANTLPALALYRQNFRPSQWLDKPYAMVAVNAVCAETDERAEWLAGPSALSFLKLRSGRPEPLSTPEEAAAYPYTEIEREFVLQRRDGQAMGSPETVRRQLTELQERTGADELMLTTLVYDVQDRVRSYELIAEQVAGGLRREA; encoded by the coding sequence GTGATCACCGTTCCGTTGTCTGTTCTTGATCTTGCCCCGGTCGCCAAGGGCACCACCGCTGGCGCGGCGCTGCGGGCCACCACCGAGCTGGCCCGCCGCACCGAGGAGCTGGGCTACCACCGGTTCTGGGTGGCCGAGCACCACAACATGCCGGCGATCGCCAGCTCCGCCCCCGCGGTGCTGCTCGCCCACCTGGCCGCGAACACCTCCACGATCCGGCTCGGGTCGGGCGGGGTGATGCTGCCCAACCACGCGCCGCTGGTGGTGGCCGAGCAGTTCGGCACCCTGGAGGCGCTGCACCCTGGCCGGATCGACCTCGGGATCGGCCGGGCGCCGGGCACCGACCAGGTGACCGCGCTGGCCCTGCGCCGCACCATGGAGGGGCTCTCGGCCGAGGGCTTCCCGCGCGAGCTGAACGACCTGATGAACTACTTCAGCGGAGAGCGGCCCGGGCAGATCATCGCCACCCCCGGGCACGGTGAGCAACCGGCGGTCTGGCTGCTCGGCTCCAGCGGCTTCAGCGCCCAACTGGCCGGCCTGCTCGGCCTGCCGTTCTCCTTCGCACACCACTTCAGCTCGGCGAACACGCTGCCGGCGCTCGCGCTCTATCGGCAGAACTTCCGGCCCTCCCAGTGGCTGGACAAGCCGTACGCGATGGTGGCGGTCAACGCCGTCTGCGCGGAGACCGACGAGCGGGCCGAGTGGCTGGCCGGGCCGAGCGCCCTGTCTTTCCTGAAGCTGCGCTCCGGCCGGCCGGAACCTCTCTCCACGCCCGAGGAGGCGGCGGCCTACCCGTACACCGAGATCGAGCGGGAGTTCGTGCTGCAGCGCCGCGATGGTCAGGCGATGGGCTCGCCGGAGACCGTCCGGCGACAGCTGACCGAGTTGCAGGAACGCACCGGTGCGGACGAGCTGATGCTGACCACGCTCGTCTACGACGTGCAGGACCGGGTGCGCTCGTACGAGCTGATCGCCGAGCAGGTGGCGGGCGGTCTACGCCGGGAGGCGTGA